From Raphanus sativus cultivar WK10039 unplaced genomic scaffold, ASM80110v3 Scaffold0056, whole genome shotgun sequence:
TCATTTaattctttctttgtaaacgttataaacatctttgtaaacatattctttacccaaaatcatcaataaaatcattcattcatcttttaagttcttacgggattcagcccacgattatctttccctaatcctttcctaaactataacctgacctaaaatcaggaggtgagtttaatccctcacaatgaCCATTAGGTTTTACCATCATTTGAAATATATGCAAAATCCTTTGTTGCCAATTCTAAAGTTGGTATTAATTTCTTACCGTGTTTATATTCCTTGCGTAAgtgaatatgatattttttcgGAAAACagttgatatttttataattgacgAATCATTTGTTGTTAGCTGTGTACCTTTATTGTAAAGTTTACCATATATAGAACCCCAATATTTTTTCACcttagatataaaattatttttcggaTCTAAATTGCAACTGATTGGGTTAttcttttgataaatttttaaagattaaatgTGCTATAATCTCTCCCAAAGTGGTATAGTAGTTgttttataaaccaattatataaaaacaactTATTATTCATTGTGATAAGAAACAAAACGCAAAAGGAAAATAATGGAAAACATAatgaaattgtttaaaaaaatgcCAAAAACAAATAATTGCTTAAACGCTTGCACTTTCAAGTGCATAATGTCTTCAACTTTCTTCCTTCATTTTGGATTAGCATCGATTCTTTTAATACTCACTCGTCATCCGAGTCATAATCATGAAATATGACAACATGTGGctgcataaataaataattttgttagaaaatgtaaatatactaaaaatagtttatataagagtaaaaacaaaacttacatGTGGATGAAAGAGTTCGATTATTTCTGCATTGTCAACAACTGAATCAACAACATATGCtgaattttgttctttttgaccATTAGATTCGATTGTCAGCATAAATAGAATTTTCCTCCCAATCAATTCAGTTAGAGATTGTGGTACAAAATGTGGATTTTcctataaaacataattattcatTCACGATGTAAAGTATCgaaataatatattctttaaTCCCCCTATTCAAAATGAAGCAAATACCTGAGGAGCCTCTTCGACCAACTGAAACGCAGGTCTTCTAATTAGCTTCTCCGCGATATTGTTGAAAAGCACAAACTTGGCTTCAACATTTGATTCATCGCTAACACGTACAACCAAGTGGTAACTAAAGATATAAAAGCTAATTAGTATATGAACTTTTAACAAAATGAGAGTATAAAGTCCAGAAGGTTGAAAACTATAAACTTCATACCAGTTAGTACCATTATCAAAATCCTTTCTACATCTTTTGCAATTGTATTGAGGGTTCTGGTGAATATTTTGATTCTCTCCCTCAATACCATTTAATTGTCTATCCATTTTTCTTGCGCAAACTTTGCAGGCCGTGTAGTACCATGGTTTATCCAAATCAATGGCCTCGATTTTAGCAACAACCATAAACTTTCCAGACTATGAACCAGCATTGAAAtgcaaatcatattaaaaaaattagatgctGAGAATTACTTTTGCCttatacaaaaatacattttgtcAATTTAGTAAAAGGACAAAATATTTACCGAATTTGATTCAATAATTTCAGATATGGATTTCTTCACGGTTGTCACTGCCATTTCTCtgtatacaaaaatatcaatatgaAAATTCATGGAGGTTTATATAACTTAATAACAGAGAATATATATAGTGGATATTATAACCTCTTTGTCCTCAATATGATCTACACAATGGTCGAGCATATAACATAATTTCATACTTATAAGAGCATATGAAATTAATAAGTCAAGTAAATATTTTCCTTGagcaacaaaatattgttatacaTATGAGAATGGCGAGGAGTAATGGTGAAGTAATTTTGAAACATTTATTATAGTTAATGGCATAAAATATATGCCTTCCTAAAGTTATTTCGATCACAACCATTAGTGCATTTTCCTAAATTGACAGCTTAATTTAAGTAAGCAAATTTATAGAACTGCAGAATATATTATGTAAACTATTATTGGTCTAATTGAGGTTTTACTTTCTAcattttttattactaaaataacttattttgaTGCTAACTATTGGTGCATGCCAAGAAAATCAACGACAATATCCTCTTATTAAATGACAATACAATTACCACAGCCTTTTAGCCTAGAAGGTGTAGACCCTTCTGCATGTGTCGTCCCTTCTCCTTTTTTAGCACGTACTTCTAGCATCCTTGGTAATAACAACTTGGTAACAATTTTTTCCTTCCACGTAAACAGCATTCTTGGCATGTTCAATCACATCatgtaagaaataaaattattctttataaatatcCTACAACTTCCTACATTACTTTCACAACATTCTCATTATCAATTGCGAGTAAACAATAccttaattaaaagaatatactTCCCGAGAAGAAAGACACTACTTTGAAGATGGGAGAAGATGCATAGGTAAACAATTATGACATCATATCCATCGGTGATTCTGCGTCTTCAAATGACGATCACTCCAACTCAGATCGCACCAACTACTTCAAAAACATTTCCTTGTCATATTTTGCTGCCCAACCAATCGAAATGCTGTCTAAGCACATAGAGTTCAACGAACTATGCTTGGAGAGTGGGAACCCTGAGGCACACTATATTGAGGGCATTCTTCAATTGTTCGTAAAGGAAGACGAGCATGCAGGCCTATATCATTTACGCCATTCATCGGATGGAGGTTATATAGACGGTACGTATCTTTATGGTTTGTCACTGCTTGCCGTAGAACGATTTCATAAAGGTCAGAAGTATTTGGATAAACTGGGATGGAAGGAAAATCGTTCAACCTCCGATCAATGCTGGGAAAGAGTCAAGAAATCTCTGACTGATATCCCGTACTTCATGAATCAAGGCTACTATATAGCTCGTGCCAACCTTGAGACACTCTGTGGTTGCCGCTCAAGGAAAAGACGTGGTCGAGTATGCAACCATGGTTACTACTATGAAAGGCTTAATCAATTTGTTGAGTTTGCTATGAGTAAAAACAACTAAAGGAAGAGTTTTCATCTGTTATTATCTATGAACGCATGTAAAAGTACTTATGTTTTTACATGATTATTTATCTATTTCGTTCAATTTTCTAAGTTGCtactttgtttgttttatttgaatatttatataatatagaatCTAAATAACATATCCCTCAGTATATAAACTACTGAATTAACTTAGATAATACTATATACGtagttaatgtattataaaaagttatgaTTACATATGTCTTGAAAATTTCTACAAAAGGACCTAACAACCTTTGTAGGTTCATGAACATATGTCtttgaaatttctataaaaaaaactaacaacCTTTGTAACAATAAGAGATAGAATTTGGTGACACACGTTATTTACTAAATAGTGTGTCCATGAAGGAAAAATTAAATTGAAGGTCGACACAATCTTCAAAA
This genomic window contains:
- the LOC108833712 gene encoding F-box protein At2g35280-like; this translates as MLSKHIEFNELCLESGNPEAHYIEGILQLFVKEDEHAGLYHLRHSSDGGYIDGTYLYGLSLLAVERFHKGQKYLDKLGWKENRSTSDQCWERVKKSLTDIPYFMNQGYYIARANLETLCGCRSRKRRGRVCNHGYYYERLNQFVEFAMSKNN